The Paraconexibacter algicola genome includes the window TCATGGCCGCGGTGCGCGGCGGCACCTCGACCGGCTGGCCCGAGCAGGGCGAGGACGTGACGCCGACCTGGTCGGTCGGCGCCGACAAGGAGCCGTCCAACGCAGCGGAGACGGCGGCGGGCCTGCTCGCGCCCGTCTTCTACTACCCGTTCTTCGAGCACGCCCTGCGCGCCGCCGCGGGGCGAACCCGGGAGGAGCAGCGCGCGCACGCCGCCCGCATCTGGGCGCGGTTCGCGCAGGTCGCGCGCGAGAACCCCTACGCGTGGTCACCGGACGCCCCGACCGACCCCGACGTGCTCGGCACCCCGTCGGCGGACAACCGGCTCGTCAGCGACCCCTATCCCAAGCTGCTCAACGCGAACATCTCCGTCGACCAGGCGGCCGCCCTGGTGCTGACCAGCGCGGAGGCCGCGGCGGCCGCCGGCATCCCGCGCGAGCGCTGGGTCGTCGTGCACGCGACCGCGGGCGCCGCCGACCACTGGTTCGTCAGCGAGCGCTGGCAGCTCGACCGCTCCCCGGCGATCGCCGCCAACGGCCGGGCGGCGCTCGGGCACGCGGGCATCGCGATCGACGACGCGGCGCACCTGGACCTCTACTCGTGCTTCCCGTCGGCCGTGCAGATCGCGGCGGGCGAGCTCGGCGTCGACCTGTTCGACCCGTCGCGCGCCCCGACCGTCACCGGCGGCCTGACGTTCGCGGGCGGTCCGGCGAACGGGTACGTGCTGCACGCGCTCGCGACGCTCGTCGACCGGCTGCGCGCGGACCCGGCCGCGTTCGGGATCAGCACCGCGGTCGGCTGGTACCTGACGAAGCACGGCCTCGCCGTGCTCGGTGGCCCCGAGACGGTGCCCGCCCGCGCGTTCGCGCACCACGACGTGCAGGCCGAGGTGGACGCCCAGCCCCGCCGCGAGACGACCCACGGCGCCCCCGCCACCGCGACGGTCGAGACGCACACCGCGCTCTACGACCACACGGGCGCGCCGACGATCGCGTTCGCCATGGGCCTCACACCCGACGGTCGCCGCGCCGTCGGCGGCTCGCAGGCCCCGGAGATCGTCGAGGCCCTCACCGCCAGCGACCCGCTCGGCGTCGAGGCGACGTTCGACGGCGCCGGAGCGCTCACCCTGTAGCCCGACCGCCGACTGCGCCGCAGCTCATCGGAATGGTGAGCTGCCGCGCAGAGGCGGTCACCGACGGCGGGGCCGCCCGAACCGCGCGCCGCGCGC containing:
- a CDS encoding acetyl-CoA acetyltransferase, giving the protein MTALDPRTPVLVGAAQLTHRPADGPPPAPHLLMTDAARAAIADCAASIGADALLGKVEVAASIDLFSWPVPDPAAVMAQELGISPRATVRTARGGNGPIALLGDLSSRIAAGDLDVALISFGESFKPFMAAVRGGTSTGWPEQGEDVTPTWSVGADKEPSNAAETAAGLLAPVFYYPFFEHALRAAAGRTREEQRAHAARIWARFAQVARENPYAWSPDAPTDPDVLGTPSADNRLVSDPYPKLLNANISVDQAAALVLTSAEAAAAAGIPRERWVVVHATAGAADHWFVSERWQLDRSPAIAANGRAALGHAGIAIDDAAHLDLYSCFPSAVQIAAGELGVDLFDPSRAPTVTGGLTFAGGPANGYVLHALATLVDRLRADPAAFGISTAVGWYLTKHGLAVLGGPETVPARAFAHHDVQAEVDAQPRRETTHGAPATATVETHTALYDHTGAPTIAFAMGLTPDGRRAVGGSQAPEIVEALTASDPLGVEATFDGAGALTL